In Agromyces archimandritae, one genomic interval encodes:
- the rpsD gene encoding 30S ribosomal protein S4 codes for MTNQSRSKTRLSRALGVALTPKAARYMEKRPYGPGEHGRTKRKADSDYAVRLREKQRLRAQYGIREKQLRIAFNEARRTDGLTGENLVELLEMRLDALVLRAGFARTIAQARQFVVHRHILVDGKIVDRPSFRVKPGQTIGVKQRSEGTEPFQVAAAGGHVDVLPKLPGYLEVQLDTLQAKLVRRPKRAEVPVTCDVQLVVEYYAAR; via the coding sequence GTGACCAACCAGTCCCGCAGCAAGACGCGCCTCTCCCGCGCGCTCGGCGTCGCCCTGACCCCGAAGGCCGCCCGCTACATGGAGAAGCGGCCCTACGGCCCCGGCGAGCACGGCCGCACCAAGCGCAAGGCCGACAGCGACTACGCCGTCCGCCTCCGCGAGAAGCAGCGTCTGCGCGCCCAGTACGGCATCCGCGAGAAGCAGCTCCGCATCGCGTTCAACGAGGCCCGCCGCACCGACGGCCTGACGGGTGAGAACCTCGTCGAGCTGCTCGAGATGCGCCTCGACGCGCTCGTGCTTCGCGCCGGCTTCGCCCGCACCATCGCGCAGGCCCGCCAGTTCGTCGTGCACCGCCACATCCTCGTCGACGGCAAGATCGTCGACCGCCCCTCCTTCCGCGTGAAGCCGGGCCAGACCATCGGCGTCAAGCAGCGCTCCGAGGGCACCGAGCCGTTCCAGGTCGCCGCGGCCGGCGGTCACGTGGACGTGCTGCCGAAGCTCCCCGGCTACCTCGAGGTCCAGCTCGACACGCTGCAGGCCAAGCTCGTGCGTCGCCCCAAGCGCGCCGAGGTGCCCGTCACCTGTGACGTGCAGCTCGTCGTCGAGTACTACGCCGCCCGCTGA
- the alaS gene encoding alanine--tRNA ligase has protein sequence MQTAEISRRYLDFFAERGHSVVPSASLVSDDPTVMFTIAGMVPFVPYLTGLVPPPWPRATSLQRCIRTNDIEEVGKTARHGTFFQMLGNWSFGDYFKEGAIEYAWDFLTKPEADGGLGFAERDLWVTVYEDDDEAAALWQRVAGLPAERIQRMGKADNYWHTGQPGPGGPCSEIYLDRGPAYGKDGGPIVDDDRFTEIWNLVFMQELLSDVRTKTDFDVAGPLPKKNIDTGMGLERVAMFKQGVENMYETDEVRPVLDLAGTMSGRRYGASHEDDVRMRVVADHVRSSLMLMMDGVSPSNEGRGYILRRLLRRSIRAMRLLGVEGPSFEHLFAASRDAMKASYPEVGSDYSHIEQLALGEEETFLRTLSAGTAILDVAVEQTKGSGAAKLPGDTAFLLHDTYGFPIELTLETAEEAGLDVDREAFDRLMGEQRSRAKADAKSKKRVLADRSVYAGFRAKGETVFRGYTELQADSEIIGLILDGAPVSRASAGQTVEVILTETSLYAEAGGQAPDRGTIVGDGFSLEVLDVQRPVKGLVSHTVRVASGEVGVGERATTIVDADYRRGATQAHSGTHIVHAALRQVLGPTAHQAGSFNKAGYLRLDFGWNKALSPETRTEIEEVSNLAVRDDLQVVTREMPLDEAKAMGAMALFGEKYGDVVRVVDIGGPWSRELCAGTHVSSSSEIGMINLVGESSVGASNRRVESLVGIEAFRQFAAERALVAELSRNLKARPEDLVDRIGELSANLKAAEKKIQAFEASALQGRVPELAGTAQRIGDTLLVARSLGSLGSADELRQLATGVRGQLQQERAVVALVADVGGKPVAIVATTQSARDGGANAGAIAKRMAGVLGGGGGGKPDLAQGGGSDLTAIPAALDAVRDELR, from the coding sequence ATGCAGACAGCCGAGATCAGCCGCCGCTACCTCGATTTCTTCGCCGAGCGCGGCCACAGCGTCGTCCCGTCGGCGTCGCTCGTCTCCGACGACCCCACGGTCATGTTCACCATCGCCGGCATGGTGCCCTTCGTGCCCTACCTCACGGGCCTCGTGCCGCCGCCGTGGCCTCGGGCCACGAGCCTGCAGCGCTGCATCCGCACGAACGACATCGAAGAGGTCGGCAAGACGGCCCGGCACGGCACGTTCTTCCAGATGCTCGGCAACTGGTCGTTCGGCGACTACTTCAAAGAGGGCGCGATCGAATACGCCTGGGACTTCCTGACGAAGCCCGAGGCCGACGGCGGGCTCGGATTCGCCGAGCGCGACCTCTGGGTCACCGTCTACGAGGACGACGACGAGGCCGCCGCGCTCTGGCAGCGCGTCGCGGGCCTGCCGGCCGAACGCATCCAGCGCATGGGCAAGGCCGACAACTACTGGCACACCGGTCAGCCGGGCCCCGGCGGCCCCTGTTCGGAGATCTACCTCGACCGCGGTCCCGCCTACGGCAAGGACGGCGGGCCGATCGTCGACGACGACCGCTTCACCGAGATCTGGAACCTCGTGTTCATGCAGGAGCTCCTGAGCGACGTGCGCACGAAGACCGACTTCGACGTCGCCGGGCCGCTGCCCAAGAAGAACATCGACACCGGCATGGGCCTCGAGCGCGTGGCCATGTTCAAGCAGGGCGTCGAGAACATGTACGAGACCGACGAGGTGCGCCCCGTGCTCGACCTCGCCGGCACGATGTCCGGGCGCCGCTACGGTGCGAGCCACGAGGACGACGTGCGGATGCGGGTCGTCGCCGACCATGTGCGTTCCTCGCTGATGCTCATGATGGACGGCGTCTCGCCGTCGAACGAGGGACGCGGCTACATCCTGCGCCGCCTGCTGCGCCGTTCGATCCGCGCGATGCGCCTCCTCGGCGTCGAGGGCCCGAGCTTCGAGCACCTCTTCGCGGCGTCGCGGGATGCCATGAAGGCCTCCTACCCCGAGGTCGGCAGCGACTACTCGCACATCGAGCAACTCGCCCTCGGCGAAGAAGAGACCTTCCTCCGCACGCTCAGCGCGGGCACGGCGATCCTCGACGTGGCCGTCGAGCAGACGAAGGGTTCCGGCGCGGCGAAGCTGCCCGGCGACACCGCGTTCCTGCTTCACGACACCTACGGTTTCCCGATCGAGCTGACGCTCGAGACGGCCGAGGAGGCCGGACTCGACGTGGACCGCGAGGCATTCGACCGGCTGATGGGCGAGCAGCGCTCGCGTGCGAAGGCGGATGCGAAGTCCAAGAAGCGGGTGCTGGCCGACCGTTCCGTCTACGCCGGGTTCCGCGCGAAGGGCGAGACCGTCTTCCGCGGCTACACCGAGCTGCAGGCCGATTCCGAGATCATCGGCCTGATCCTCGACGGCGCTCCCGTCTCCCGCGCGAGCGCGGGGCAGACCGTCGAGGTCATCCTCACCGAGACGAGCCTGTACGCCGAGGCCGGCGGCCAGGCGCCCGACCGCGGGACCATCGTCGGCGACGGCTTCTCGCTCGAGGTGCTCGACGTGCAGCGGCCCGTCAAGGGGCTCGTGAGCCACACCGTTCGCGTCGCGAGCGGCGAGGTCGGCGTGGGGGAGCGGGCGACGACGATCGTCGACGCCGACTACCGGCGCGGGGCCACGCAGGCCCACTCCGGCACGCACATCGTGCACGCAGCCCTCCGCCAGGTGCTCGGGCCCACCGCCCACCAGGCCGGCTCGTTCAACAAGGCCGGCTACCTGCGCCTCGACTTCGGCTGGAACAAGGCGCTCTCGCCCGAGACCCGCACCGAGATCGAAGAGGTCTCCAACCTCGCCGTCCGCGACGACCTCCAGGTCGTCACCCGCGAGATGCCGCTCGACGAGGCCAAGGCGATGGGCGCGATGGCGCTCTTCGGCGAGAAGTACGGCGACGTCGTGCGCGTCGTCGACATCGGCGGCCCCTGGTCGCGCGAGCTCTGCGCGGGCACGCACGTCTCCTCGAGCTCCGAGATCGGCATGATCAACCTCGTCGGCGAATCCTCGGTCGGCGCGTCGAACCGGCGCGTCGAGTCGCTCGTGGGCATCGAGGCGTTCCGTCAGTTCGCCGCGGAGCGGGCGCTCGTCGCCGAGCTCAGCCGCAACCTCAAGGCGCGCCCCGAAGACCTCGTGGACCGCATCGGGGAGCTCTCGGCGAACCTGAAGGCCGCCGAGAAGAAGATCCAGGCCTTCGAGGCCAGCGCCCTGCAGGGCCGCGTGCCCGAGCTCGCCGGCACGGCGCAGCGCATCGGCGACACGCTGCTCGTCGCCCGGTCGCTCGGCAGCCTCGGCTCCGCCGACGAGCTGCGGCAGCTGGCAACCGGCGTCCGCGGGCAGTTGCAGCAGGAGCGGGCCGTGGTCGCCCTCGTCGCCGACGTCGGCGGCAAGCCCGTCGCGATCGTCGCCACCACGCAGAGCGCCCGCGACGGCGGGGCGAACGCGGGTGCGATCGCCAAGCGCATGGCCGGCGTGCTCGGCGGCGGAGGCGGCGGCAAGCCCGACCTCGCCCAGGGCGGCGGATCCGACCTCACGGCGATTCCGGCGGCGCTCGACGCCGTGCGCGACGAACTGCGGTAG
- the ruvX gene encoding Holliday junction resolvase RuvX, translating to MRPGTRLGIDVGRARIGVARCDPHAVLATPVETVQRAADGDADIRRIVEIATELEAIELVVGNPLSLSGSSTASTLDAVGFAERLAEAIRVPVRLVDERLSTVTAQQALRAAGRKAKAQRPVVDQAAAVVILQHAIDAERAAGAPPGVVVPSNEGS from the coding sequence GTGCGACCGGGCACGAGACTCGGCATCGACGTCGGCCGCGCGCGGATCGGGGTCGCCCGGTGCGACCCCCATGCCGTGCTCGCCACCCCCGTCGAGACGGTGCAACGCGCGGCGGACGGCGATGCCGACATCCGCCGCATCGTCGAGATCGCGACCGAACTCGAGGCGATCGAGCTCGTCGTCGGCAACCCGCTCTCCCTGTCCGGTTCCTCAACGGCATCCACACTCGACGCGGTAGGCTTCGCGGAACGGCTCGCGGAAGCCATCCGGGTGCCGGTACGACTCGTCGACGAACGCCTGTCGACCGTCACCGCCCAGCAGGCACTCCGGGCCGCGGGGCGGAAGGCGAAGGCGCAGCGGCCGGTCGTCGACCAGGCCGCCGCCGTGGTCATCCTGCAACACGCCATCGATGCCGAGCGCGCGGCGGGGGCGCCGCCCGGAGTCGTCGTCCCCTCGAACGAAGGATCCTGA
- the mltG gene encoding endolytic transglycosylase MltG gives MPQLPPERPGRSDDDLSADWNAFIRGTGDVPVQPGPPSGSPVRGRDGRRPAGHPGPRAGDRMRPEQAVQQPEGFRPGNEGMRTGRADAPPRPRQPYGTVAQYGTGEQYGTGAQYDAGSPYGPQPGRGPANGGSGPIRTRPGPGYGPQAGDPSHEQPATRREIRDAEQARREQESAEAANRPNRSDRRAFVSDELGQPPEPPSKKRRKGPIGCGIALLIVLVIGVGGYFLLQGPINDVIARFQPAADYEGAGRGEVVFVINEGENGTDIAENLHEQGVTASAEAFTELLATQSPEPQFMPGAYRLAEKMSAQAALDALQDPEHVMQTSVLIREGEWAKNVFAEISSVTGIAVEELEAAAADPAALGLPAEAKSVEGFLFPATYTFDPDATAEQIVQRMVDRSFESLDAAGVKPEDRYRVVTIASLLEREAREPDDFFKVSRVIQNRLAEGMMLQFDSTVHYGIGDDSVVTTTDAERADPANPYNTYAHLGLPPGPIGNPGDHAIDAALHPADGPWLYFVTVNPDTGETVFSATFEEHEAAVEQFYTWLEEHPDGQ, from the coding sequence GTGCCCCAGCTTCCCCCGGAGCGCCCCGGCCGCTCCGATGACGACCTCTCCGCCGATTGGAACGCCTTCATCCGCGGGACGGGGGACGTCCCCGTGCAGCCGGGCCCGCCGAGCGGGAGCCCGGTGCGCGGCCGGGACGGTCGGCGGCCGGCCGGGCATCCCGGGCCGCGGGCCGGCGACCGAATGCGCCCCGAGCAGGCCGTGCAACAGCCTGAAGGGTTCCGGCCCGGGAACGAGGGGATGCGCACGGGACGGGCCGATGCTCCGCCGCGGCCCCGTCAGCCCTACGGCACGGTCGCGCAGTACGGCACCGGCGAGCAGTACGGCACAGGCGCGCAGTACGACGCCGGATCGCCGTACGGCCCGCAGCCCGGCAGGGGCCCTGCGAACGGCGGTTCCGGCCCGATCCGGACCCGCCCGGGGCCCGGATACGGACCGCAGGCCGGCGACCCGTCGCACGAGCAGCCGGCGACCCGGCGCGAGATCCGCGACGCCGAACAGGCCCGGCGGGAGCAGGAGTCGGCCGAGGCCGCCAATCGTCCCAACCGCTCCGACCGGCGTGCCTTCGTGTCCGACGAGCTGGGGCAGCCGCCCGAGCCGCCGAGCAAGAAGCGCCGGAAGGGGCCGATCGGCTGCGGGATCGCCCTGCTCATCGTCCTCGTCATCGGGGTCGGCGGCTATTTCCTGCTGCAGGGCCCGATCAACGACGTGATCGCCAGGTTCCAGCCGGCGGCCGACTACGAGGGCGCCGGCCGCGGCGAGGTCGTCTTCGTGATCAACGAGGGCGAGAACGGCACCGACATCGCGGAGAACCTGCACGAGCAGGGCGTCACGGCATCCGCCGAGGCCTTCACCGAACTCCTTGCCACGCAGTCGCCCGAGCCGCAGTTCATGCCCGGCGCGTACCGTCTCGCCGAGAAGATGAGCGCCCAGGCCGCGCTCGATGCGCTGCAGGACCCCGAGCACGTCATGCAGACGTCCGTGCTCATCCGCGAGGGCGAATGGGCCAAGAACGTCTTCGCCGAGATCTCCTCGGTCACCGGCATCGCCGTCGAAGAACTCGAAGCCGCGGCCGCCGACCCGGCTGCGCTCGGCTTGCCGGCCGAGGCGAAGAGCGTCGAGGGCTTCCTGTTCCCGGCCACCTACACCTTCGACCCCGACGCGACGGCCGAGCAGATCGTGCAGCGCATGGTCGACCGCTCCTTCGAATCGCTCGACGCCGCCGGCGTGAAGCCCGAAGACCGCTACCGGGTGGTCACGATCGCCTCGCTGCTCGAGCGCGAAGCGCGGGAGCCCGACGATTTCTTCAAAGTCTCGCGGGTCATCCAGAACCGCCTCGCGGAGGGCATGATGCTGCAGTTCGACTCGACCGTGCACTACGGCATCGGCGACGATTCGGTCGTCACGACCACCGATGCGGAACGGGCCGACCCCGCCAACCCGTACAACACGTATGCGCATCTCGGGTTGCCGCCCGGGCCCATCGGCAACCCCGGCGATCACGCGATCGACGCCGCCCTGCACCCCGCCGACGGCCCGTGGCTGTACTTCGTGACCGTGAACCCCGACACGGGCGAGACCGTCTTCTCGGCCACCTTCGAGGAGCACGAGGCGGCCGTCGAGCAGTTCTACACCTGGCTCGAGGAGCACCCCGATGGCCAGTGA
- a CDS encoding shikimate dehydrogenase has translation MASERRLAVLGSPIAHSKSPALHRAAFRQLGLDWHYSAIEVGVGGLEAFLADLDPRWRGLSLTMPLKHEVRALLDEEDRRAAMTGVVNTLLLADDGRRIGFNTDVPGIALALAEGGVERAERAAVIGGGATAASAVAALAEIGAGVVRLFVRHPERAEATASLGRELGLDVEVFRIADLAAAEAVEVTISTVPGGAELSAEPSEAMRGSVLLDVAYEPWPSRLAVLWEEAGGQVVPGIRMLVHQALLQVRIFVSGDPFTPLPDEPAVLDAMRRAL, from the coding sequence ATGGCCAGTGAACGTCGTCTCGCCGTGCTCGGCTCGCCGATCGCGCATTCGAAGAGTCCAGCGCTGCATCGCGCCGCGTTCCGGCAGCTCGGGCTCGACTGGCACTACTCGGCGATCGAGGTGGGCGTCGGAGGGCTCGAGGCCTTCCTCGCCGACCTGGACCCGCGGTGGCGGGGACTGTCGCTCACGATGCCGCTGAAGCACGAGGTGCGCGCCCTGCTCGACGAGGAGGATCGGCGCGCCGCCATGACCGGCGTCGTGAACACCCTCCTCCTCGCCGACGACGGGCGGCGGATCGGCTTCAACACGGATGTGCCCGGCATCGCCCTCGCCCTCGCAGAGGGAGGCGTCGAACGCGCCGAGCGCGCGGCGGTCATCGGCGGGGGAGCGACGGCGGCCTCGGCGGTCGCGGCCCTGGCCGAGATCGGCGCCGGCGTCGTGCGGCTCTTCGTCCGGCATCCGGAACGTGCCGAAGCCACCGCCTCCCTCGGCCGCGAGCTCGGACTGGACGTCGAGGTGTTCCGCATCGCCGACCTCGCGGCCGCCGAGGCGGTCGAGGTGACGATCAGCACGGTTCCGGGCGGGGCCGAGCTCTCGGCAGAGCCGTCCGAGGCGATGCGCGGCTCCGTGCTGCTCGACGTCGCCTACGAACCGTGGCCGTCGCGGCTCGCCGTGCTGTGGGAGGAGGCCGGAGGCCAGGTCGTGCCCGGCATCCGGATGCTCGTGCACCAGGCCCTCCTGCAGGTGCGGATCTTCGTCTCCGGCGACCCGTTCACGCCGCTTCCCGACGAACCGGCCGTGCTCGACGCCATGCGCCGCGCGCTGTAG
- the aroC gene encoding chorismate synthase yields the protein MLRWLTAGESHGPELVAILEGLPAGVPVSLDLVRADLARRKLGYGRGARMKFEQDELAFSGGIRHGETLGSPIAVRVGNTEWPKWAEVMSPEPIDEAKLGRGRGAPLTRPRPGHADLVGMQKYGFDEARPVLERASARETAARVALGAIAKAFLAELGIRTVSHTLSIGAVRVPEGSPLPGPGDVEALDADPLRCFDAETSRAMVAEVDGAHKDGDTLGGVVEVLAYGLPPGLGSHVHWDRRLDARLAAALMGIQAIKGVELGDGFLTTTRRGSAAHDELVPGADGIARTSDRAGGTEGGMSTGTVLRVRAGMKPIATVPHALRTVDVAAGGAAQAHHQRSDVAAVPAAGVVAEAMVALTLADAVLEKFGGDHLAETRRNLQGYLAAIPDALRTSGQSLGEDAAGGGSAGDRA from the coding sequence ATGCTTCGTTGGCTCACCGCCGGGGAATCGCACGGCCCCGAACTCGTCGCGATCCTCGAGGGGCTCCCCGCCGGCGTCCCCGTCTCCCTCGACCTCGTCCGCGCCGACCTTGCGCGTCGCAAACTCGGCTACGGCCGCGGTGCGCGCATGAAGTTCGAGCAGGACGAACTCGCGTTCTCCGGCGGCATCCGCCACGGCGAGACGCTCGGCAGCCCTATCGCGGTCCGCGTCGGCAACACCGAATGGCCCAAATGGGCCGAGGTGATGAGCCCCGAGCCGATCGACGAGGCGAAGCTCGGTCGCGGGCGGGGGGCCCCGCTCACGAGGCCGCGGCCCGGGCACGCCGACCTCGTCGGCATGCAGAAGTACGGCTTCGACGAGGCCCGCCCCGTGCTCGAACGCGCCAGCGCCCGCGAGACGGCCGCACGGGTCGCCCTCGGTGCGATCGCGAAGGCGTTCCTGGCCGAACTCGGCATCCGCACCGTCTCGCACACCCTCTCGATCGGCGCCGTCCGCGTGCCGGAGGGGTCGCCCCTTCCCGGGCCCGGCGACGTCGAGGCCCTCGACGCCGACCCGCTGCGCTGCTTCGACGCCGAGACCTCTCGTGCGATGGTCGCCGAGGTGGACGGCGCGCACAAGGACGGCGACACCCTCGGCGGCGTCGTCGAGGTCCTCGCTTACGGCCTGCCGCCCGGGCTCGGCTCCCACGTGCACTGGGACCGCCGGCTGGATGCACGGCTGGCGGCGGCCCTCATGGGCATCCAGGCGATCAAGGGCGTCGAACTCGGCGACGGGTTCCTCACGACCACACGTCGCGGCTCGGCCGCGCATGACGAGCTCGTGCCCGGCGCCGACGGCATCGCCCGTACGAGCGACCGGGCCGGCGGCACCGAGGGCGGCATGTCGACCGGGACGGTGCTGCGCGTGCGCGCCGGGATGAAGCCGATCGCGACCGTGCCGCACGCCCTGCGCACCGTCGACGTCGCCGCCGGCGGGGCCGCCCAGGCCCACCACCAGCGCTCCGACGTCGCCGCCGTTCCGGCCGCCGGCGTCGTCGCCGAGGCGATGGTCGCCCTCACCCTCGCCGACGCCGTGCTCGAGAAGTTCGGCGGCGACCACCTCGCCGAGACCCGGCGCAACCTCCAGGGCTACCTCGCGGCCATCCCCGACGCGCTGCGGACGAGCGGGCAGAGCCTCGGCGAGGACGCCGCCGGAGGCGGGAGCGCCGGCGACCGTGCCTGA
- a CDS encoding shikimate kinase, whose translation MPDSVPGPAEAGGSATPAIVLIGPMGAGKSHIGRRLARRLAVPFTDTDAAIVERHGPISGVFAERGEPGFREIEREIVAEAIDAGGVVSLGGGAPLHPLTRRRLHGARVVLLTVDERTVQPRLRGGTRPLLEEGGMAAWRRILAERLPAYRELATIEVDTSGRTPGRIVEEIAGRLGLEGMEQDA comes from the coding sequence GTGCCTGACTCGGTGCCGGGCCCGGCCGAGGCCGGCGGATCCGCGACCCCCGCGATCGTGCTCATCGGACCGATGGGCGCAGGCAAGAGCCACATCGGCCGGCGCCTGGCCCGCCGTCTCGCCGTGCCGTTCACCGACACCGACGCCGCCATCGTCGAACGGCACGGGCCGATCTCCGGGGTCTTCGCCGAACGGGGCGAGCCCGGCTTCCGCGAGATCGAGCGCGAGATCGTCGCCGAAGCGATCGACGCCGGGGGCGTCGTGTCGCTCGGCGGCGGTGCACCCCTGCATCCGCTCACCCGCCGGCGGCTGCACGGGGCACGCGTCGTGCTGCTCACGGTCGACGAACGCACCGTCCAGCCCCGGCTGCGCGGCGGCACCCGCCCGCTGCTGGAAGAGGGCGGCATGGCGGCGTGGCGGCGCATCCTCGCCGAACGGCTGCCGGCCTATCGCGAACTCGCCACGATCGAGGTCGACACCTCCGGCCGGACCCCCGGACGCATCGTCGAGGAGATCGCCGGCCGACTCGGACTCGAAGGAATGGAGCAGGACGCATGA
- the aroB gene encoding 3-dehydroquinate synthase has translation MSEARTVIGVGGEDGYEVVIGRGVIAELGDAIGTAAKKVLVVHPPTLGARAAELRESLADRFEVLLAEVPDAESAKRVEVAAFCWQILGQADFTRSDAIVGLGGGAITDVAGFVAGTWLRGVRIVQVPTTVLGMVDAAVGGKTGINTNEGKNLVGVFHAPAAVICDLELLDTLPKNEILAGFAEIVKAGFIRYPEILDLIEADPERATDPRSEEFRRVVELAIRMKADVVSQDFTEQGLREILNYGHTLGHAVEHAERYQWRHGAAVAVGLAFAAELGRLSGRLSDEVADRHKRVLDLLSLPTSYPAGRWNTLLATMQRDKKARAGQLRFIVLDDLAKPTVMLAPDQSLLFAAYQEIAS, from the coding sequence ATGAGCGAAGCACGGACCGTCATCGGAGTCGGCGGCGAAGACGGATACGAGGTCGTCATCGGCCGGGGCGTCATCGCCGAACTCGGCGATGCGATCGGCACGGCCGCGAAGAAGGTCCTCGTCGTGCACCCGCCGACGCTCGGCGCGCGGGCGGCGGAACTGCGCGAATCCCTCGCCGACCGCTTCGAGGTGCTCCTGGCCGAGGTGCCCGACGCCGAATCGGCAAAGCGCGTGGAGGTCGCCGCCTTCTGCTGGCAGATCCTCGGGCAGGCCGACTTCACCCGGAGCGACGCGATCGTCGGTCTCGGCGGCGGGGCGATCACCGATGTCGCCGGTTTCGTGGCCGGCACGTGGTTGCGGGGCGTCCGCATCGTGCAGGTGCCGACCACCGTGCTCGGCATGGTGGATGCGGCCGTGGGCGGCAAGACCGGGATCAACACGAACGAGGGCAAGAACCTCGTCGGCGTCTTCCACGCGCCGGCCGCCGTCATCTGCGACCTCGAGCTGCTCGACACCCTCCCGAAGAACGAGATCCTCGCCGGATTCGCCGAGATCGTCAAGGCCGGCTTCATCCGCTACCCGGAGATCCTCGACCTCATCGAGGCCGACCCCGAACGGGCGACCGACCCCCGCAGCGAGGAATTCCGGCGCGTCGTCGAACTCGCGATCCGGATGAAGGCCGACGTCGTCTCACAGGATTTCACCGAGCAGGGCCTCCGCGAGATCCTCAACTACGGGCACACCCTGGGCCATGCCGTCGAGCACGCCGAGCGCTACCAGTGGCGCCACGGCGCCGCCGTCGCCGTCGGTCTCGCCTTCGCCGCCGAGCTCGGCCGACTCTCGGGCCGGCTCTCCGACGAGGTCGCCGACCGCCACAAGCGTGTGCTCGACCTCCTCAGCCTGCCGACCTCGTACCCTGCCGGCCGCTGGAACACCCTCCTGGCGACGATGCAGCGCGACAAGAAGGCCCGCGCCGGACAGCTGCGCTTCATCGTGCTCGACGATCTCGCCAAACCCACCGTGATGCTCGCGCCCGATCAGTCGCTGCTGTTCGCCGCCTACCAGGAGATCGCGTCGTGA
- a CDS encoding type II 3-dehydroquinate dehydratase, producing MTTIYVLNGPNLGRLGTREPEVYGSETLEDIAAELCASVPADVELVVRQSDDEAELIRWIHEAVDRRAPVVLNPAAFTHYSYGLRDAAAQLTSAGVPLIEVHLSNPHTREAFRHTSVISGVATGVIAGFGSGSYRLAIEHLLRSRG from the coding sequence ATGACGACGATCTACGTGCTGAACGGCCCGAACCTCGGCCGGCTCGGCACGCGCGAACCCGAGGTGTACGGATCCGAGACGCTCGAGGACATCGCCGCGGAGCTGTGCGCATCCGTCCCCGCCGACGTCGAGCTCGTCGTCCGGCAGAGCGACGACGAGGCCGAGCTCATCCGGTGGATCCACGAGGCCGTCGACCGGCGCGCCCCGGTCGTGCTGAACCCGGCCGCGTTCACGCATTACAGCTACGGGCTGCGGGATGCCGCGGCGCAGCTGACGAGCGCGGGCGTCCCCCTGATCGAGGTGCACCTCTCGAACCCGCACACGCGCGAGGCGTTCCGGCACACGAGCGTCATCTCGGGGGTCGCGACGGGGGTGATCGCCGGATTCGGTTCCGGGTCGTACCGTCTCGCGATCGAGCACCTCCTGCGAAGCCGCGGCTGA
- the efp gene encoding elongation factor P: MASTADIKNGVVLNIDGQLWSVIEFQHVKPGKGGAFVRTKLKNVVSGKTVDRTYNAGAKIDIENVDRRDFSYLYNDGDSFVFMDTSDYDQLNVPAAVVGDAANFLLENQPVTIALNNGNPLYVELPASVVMEITYTEPGLQGDRSTGGTKPATIQTGYEIQVPLFLEAGTKVKVDTRTGDYLGRVND; the protein is encoded by the coding sequence ATGGCATCAACCGCGGACATCAAGAACGGCGTCGTCCTGAACATCGACGGGCAGCTCTGGAGCGTCATCGAGTTCCAGCACGTCAAGCCCGGCAAGGGCGGGGCGTTCGTGCGCACGAAGCTCAAGAACGTCGTGAGCGGCAAGACGGTCGACCGCACCTACAACGCGGGTGCGAAGATCGACATCGAGAACGTGGATCGCCGCGACTTCAGCTACCTGTACAACGACGGCGACAGCTTCGTGTTCATGGACACCAGCGACTACGACCAGCTGAACGTGCCGGCCGCGGTCGTCGGCGATGCCGCGAACTTCCTGCTCGAGAACCAGCCCGTCACGATCGCCCTGAACAACGGCAATCCGCTCTACGTCGAGCTTCCGGCATCCGTCGTCATGGAGATCACCTACACCGAGCCGGGCCTGCAGGGAGACCGTTCGACGGGCGGCACGAAGCCCGCCACGATCCAGACCGGCTACGAGATCCAGGTCCCCCTCTTCCTCGAGGCGGGCACGAAGGTCAAGGTCGACACCCGTACGGGCGATTACCTCGGCCGTGTGAACGACTAG
- the nusB gene encoding transcription antitermination factor NusB, with protein MSARTKARKRALDLLYSADMRQVPVAQLLAVEAERAAGEPERQASWLYAREIVDGIVDHGAEIDELIETHARGWTIERMPAVDRALLRIGVWEVVYNDEVPDAVAISEAVEAATVLSTDDSAGFVNGLLAAVSHAKG; from the coding sequence GTGAGCGCACGCACCAAAGCGCGCAAACGCGCGCTCGACCTGCTCTACTCGGCCGACATGCGGCAGGTGCCGGTCGCGCAGCTGCTCGCCGTCGAGGCCGAGCGTGCGGCGGGGGAACCGGAGCGGCAGGCGTCGTGGCTGTACGCCCGAGAAATCGTCGACGGCATCGTCGACCACGGCGCCGAGATCGACGAACTCATCGAGACGCATGCGCGGGGCTGGACCATCGAGCGGATGCCCGCGGTCGACCGGGCGCTGCTGCGCATCGGCGTGTGGGAGGTCGTCTACAACGACGAGGTGCCCGACGCCGTGGCGATCTCGGAGGCCGTCGAGGCGGCGACCGTGCTGTCGACCGACGACTCGGCCGGGTTCGTGAACGGGCTGCTCGCGGCCGTATCGCACGCGAAGGGATGA